A single window of Aspergillus flavus chromosome 4, complete sequence DNA harbors:
- a CDS encoding putative dihydroxy acid dehydratase, with translation MSCQSRTSCEGCSCSDGGSRPPVNIEDCESELLALRRRTVELEKTLASMQDGRPHANASRARKLRSANWFNCESDPGMMALYIERYLNYGITREELMSGKPIIGIAQSGSDLSPCNRHHLELAKRVREGIRSAGGIAFEFPTHPIQETSRRPTACIDRNLSYLGLVEILFGYPLDGVVLLTGCDKTTPAALMAAATVNIPAICLNVGPMLNGYVKKDLAGSGMVLWTGREMYAAGEINKEEFIDYVSKGTPSVGHCNTMGTASTMNALAEALGMALPGSAAIPAPYRERGQCAYETGLRIVEMVHSDRKPSDIMTREAFENVIVVNTAIGGSTNAPIHINAIAKHIGVEVSLDDWDRLGFHIPLLLNMQPAGELLGEEYYRAGGLPAIMAELLDARKLNPDALTCNGYTVAENVRDKHTWDRRMIKPYNEPLLEDAGFLHLQGSLFRSAIMKTCVISEPFRQKFLENPKDPNAFEGTVVVFDGPEDYHHRLEDPSTPIDDRSILVMRGAGPLGYPGAAEVVNMHPPGRLLRQGVKSLPCIGDGRQSGTSGSPSILNASPEAAAGGNLALLQDGDRLRVDLNKRRVDILVSTEELEKRRKTLEAQGGYDVPESQTPWQELFRRETTQLSDGMVLRDAVKYQRLAQRYENPRHNH, from the exons ATGTCGTGTCAGTCACGCACCTCGTGTGAAGGCTGCTCCTGCAGTGACGGGGGCAGCCGGCCACCAGTGAACATCGAGGACTGTGAGAGCGAACTGCTTGCCCTTCGGAGGCGTACAGTGGAGCTCGAGAAAACTCTAGCATCAATGCAAGATGGCCGGCCACATGCTAATGCATCAAGGGCCCGGAAGTTACGGTCGGCCAACTGGTTCAACTGCGAGAGCGATCCGGGCATGATGGCCCTCTACATTGAGCGGTACCTCAACTATGGTATCACCCGGGAAGAACTGATGTCTGGTAAACCAATAATCGGAATAGCACAGTCCGGGTCCGACTTGTCTCCATGCAACCGCCATCACCTCGAGTTGGCGAAACGGGTTCGAGAAGGTATCAGGTCCGCCGGAGGGATCGCCTTTGAATTCCCCACGCATCCTATTCAGGAGACTAGCAGGAGACCCACTGCTTGTATTGACCGAAATCTATCGTATCTGGGCCTGGTAGAAATTCTCTTCGGATATCCCTTGGACGGTGTAGTCCTCCTGACGGGCTGCGACAAGACTACTCCCGCCGCTCTGATGGCCGCGGCTACAGTG AATATCCCAGCAATATGCTTGAATGTCGGCCCAATGCTTAACGGTTACGTGAAGAAGGACCTGGCGGGGTCCGGAATGGTATTGTGGACGGGTAGAGAGATGTATGCGGCAGGTGAGATCAACAAGGAGGAATTCATTGACTATGTGTCCAAAGG TACACCATCAGTGGGACATTGTAACACGATGGGAACAGCATCAACTATGAATGCTTTGGCAGAAGCGCTTGGAATGGCCCTACCTGGGTCGGCTGCCATACCGGCTCCGTATCGTGAACGTGGCCAATGTGCTTACGAAACAGGTTTGCGTATTGTCGAAATGGTTCATTCCGATCGGAAGCCCAGCGATATTATGACTCGAGAGGCTTTCGAGAATGTTATTGTAGTTAATACTGCTATCGGCGGCAGTACCAATGCCCCTATTCATATCAACGCCATTGCCAAACATATTGGGGTTGAGGTTTCACTGGATGACTGGGACCGACTTGGATTTCATATTCCACTACTGCTAAACATGCAACCAGCCGGTGAACTGCTGGGAGAGGAATACTATCGGGCGGGCGGGCTACCCGCGATTATGGCGGAGCTGCTAGATGCTAGGAAGCTGAACCCGGATGCTTTAACATGCAATGGTTACACAGTAGCCGAGAATGTCCGGGACAAACATACCTGGGACCGTCGAATGATCAAGCCGTACAATGAGCCACTTCTGGAAGATGCCGGttttctccatcttcaaggCAGTCTGTTCCGGTCTGCTATCATGAAGACATGTGTGATATCGGAGCCTTTCCGACAAAAGTTCTTGGAGAATCCCAAGGACCCGAATGCATTTGAAGGTACGGTTGTAGTATTTGATGGACCGGAGGATTATCATCACCGACTTGAGGACCCTTCCACCCCCATCGACGACAGAAGTATCCTGGTGATGCGCGGTGCTGGCCCATTGGGATATCCAGGTGCCGCCGAGGTCGTCAACATGCACCCACCTGGACGGCTTTTACGACAAGGGGTCAAATCGCTTCCGTGCATTGGAGACGGGCGACAATCGGGAACTTCCGGCTCACCATCAATCCTCAATGCTAGTCCCGAGGCAGCGGCGGGTGGTAATCTAgcccttcttcaagatggGGACAGACTCCGTGTTGATCTAAATAAACGGCGCGTTGACATCCTTGTTTCCACGGAGGAACTGGAAAAGCGGAGAAAGACACTAGAAGCCCAAGGAGGTTATGATGTGCCGGAAAGTCAAACTCCATGGCAGGAACTGTTCAGGAGGGAGACGACACAGTTGAGTGATGGTATGGTCCTCCGAGACGCGGTAAAATACCAACGACTTGCCCAGCGATATGAGAACCCCCGGCACAATCATTGA
- a CDS encoding putative thioesterase (thioesterase family protein), whose protein sequence is MAPKEIEAKKRRTRSDYVFHQVYRTRWFDNDMYAHLNNTVYAMLFDSIVNSWLIAECGMDPFSINNKGSDSSAKAKTNSASQVGIMVNSYCDYFASVAFPDVLDLGLRVAKLGSSSVTYEVGVFKQGEEEVKVVGGYTHVFVARETMRPTKAGMEERVRKGLEKLVKGGGKEGAKL, encoded by the exons ATGGCCCCCAAAGAAAtcgaagccaagaaacgGCGCACCCGAAGCGATTACGTCTTCCACCAAGTATACCGAACAAGATG GTTTGATAACGATATGTACGCGCATCTTAACAACACCGTCTATGCAATGCTCTTCGACTCCATCGTTAACAGCTGGCTTATCGCCGAATGTGGCATGGACCCCTTCTCCATCAACAATAAGGGCTCGGATTCGTCAGCAAAGGCCAAGACCAACTCAGCGTCTCAGGTGGGTATCATGGTCAACTCGTACTGCGATTACTTTGCCTCGGTTGCTTTTCCCGATGTGCTGGACCTCGGACTTCGGGTTGCCAAACTCGGTTCGTCGAGCGTTACCTATGAAGTTGGGGTGTTTAAGcagggggaggaggaggtgaaggTTGTTGGGGGGTATACGCATGTTTTTGTGGCGAGGGAGACGATGAGGCCGACTAAGGCGgggatggaggagagggTGAGGAAGGGATTGGAGAAGTTGGTTAAGGGGGGTGGGAAGGAAGGGGCGAAATTGTAG
- a CDS encoding RNA pseudouridylate synthase (DRAP deaminase, putative), whose product MALTPVDTTLKVPPPDPVEEPPKVAVTPCEPPTGPYYFEGGFRRVSPYHYTYNTFCKERWRGRELVDIFISEFRDRPPEYYREALEAGRVCVNGKPAGPDTKVKNGDVISHTLHRHEPPVTSQEIGIIHEDDGLIVIDKPAGVPVHSAGRYHYNSVIEILRSERGGGWVPRPCNRLDRLTSGVMFIAKEPKAAEMVARRLKERTVHKEYVTRVKGKFPDGVVVCDQPIMQVSPKLGLNRVRATGKTAKTKFRRLAYYPPHDPEPVAANKDRAATPPPAYANEEEGYSIVHCLPLTGRTHQIRVHLQFLGHPITNDPIYSNRRVFGPGLGKSEDNGDRDKEIMERLNNMGKTEVADTVSYRTHLTAAPLVPPGTDSSVIEGIMSREHEAALVEYHKRKGERLSGEQCDVCGTELYTDPGVHELGIFLHAVAYSSDDGDWKYRSKMPSWALPPSGMEGPRAVPDWEPVPEEEEIVIGNGTVPEGMEDEDKPKRRQGDVLVRGVGVVDSEKLQSNSDLLELSLST is encoded by the exons ATGGCTCTCACGCCCGTCGACACAACGCTCAAGGTGCCTCCTCCGGACCCTGTCGAAGAACCACCTAAAGTGGCTGTAACACCCTGCGAACCACCCACAGGCCCCTATTACTTCGAGGGAGGATTTCGTCGCGTCAGTCCATACCATTACACATACAACACATTCTGCAAAGAGCGATGGAGGGGTCGGGAACTAGTCGACATCTTTATCTCCGAGTTTCGCGATCGCCCACCAGAGTACTAC AGAGAGGCCCTGGAAGCCGGCAGAGTCTGCGTTAACGGTAAACCAGCCGGACCGGATACGAAAGTGAAGAACGGCGATGTCATCTCGCATACCCTGCACCGACACGAACCCCCCGTCACAAGTCAGGAAATCGGCATCATTCACGAAGACGATGGTCTTATTGTCATCGATAAACCGGCTGGTGTACCTGTCCACTCCGCCGGTCGGTACCATTACAACTCCGTAATTGAGATCCTCCGCTCCGAgcgtggtggtggttgggtgCCCCGGCCGTGCAATCGACTGGATCGGTTAACCTCCGGCGTGATGTTCATCGCCAAAGAACCCAAGGCTGCGGAGATGGTAGCCAGAAGACTGAAAGAGCGGACCGTGCACAAGGAGTACGTGACTCGAGTGAAGGGCAAGTTCCCGGACGGAGTGGTGGTCTGCGACCAGCCCATTATGCAGGTTAGTCCAAAGCTGGGTCTGAACCGCGTCCGCGCCACCGGTAAGACGGCGAAGACGAAGTTCCGCCGCTTGGCCTACTACCCACCCCATGATCCGGAGCCGGTCGCGGCGAACAAGGACCGGGCTGCGACGCCGCCGCCTGCGTATGCgaacgaggaggaggggtatAGTATCGTGCATTGTTTGCCGTTGACGGGACGGACGCATCAGATTCGTGTCCATCTTCAGTTCCTGGGCCACCCAATCACCAATGATCCGATTTATTCGAATCGGCGTGTGTTTGGGCCCGGTCTGGGGAAGAGCGAGGATAACGGTGATCGGGATAAAGAGATTATGGAGCGGTTGAACAACATGGGCAAGACTGAGGTTGCGGATACGGTTTCGTACCGGACTCATCTTACTGCTGCGCCGCTTGTGCCGCCGGGCACAGACAGCTCCGTCATTGAGGGCATCATGTCCCGCGAGCACGAGGCTGCCCTTGTAGAGTATCACAAGCGCAAGGGTGAGAGGCTTTCCGGCGAGCAGTGTGACGTCTGTGGCACGGAACTCTATACCGATCCTGGTGTGCATGAGCTGGGTATCTTCCTTCATGCCGTTGCCTACTCTTCGGATGATGGCGACTGGAAATACCGCAGCAAGATGCCTTCTTGGGCTCTACCCCCGTCCGGCATGGAAGGTCCTCGGGCAGTCCCTGACTGGGAGCCGGTgccggaggaagaagagattgtGATCGGGAATGGAACTGTGCCGGAGGGcatggaggatgaggacaAGCCGAAGAGGCGTCAGGGAGATGTCCTGGTTCGGGGCGTCGGTGTTGTGGATAGCGAGAAGCTGCAGAGCAATAGCGACTTGCTTGAGCTTTCCTTGTCGACTTAG
- a CDS encoding major facilitator superfamily domain-containing protein, with amino-acid sequence MHRNDIQENYVPVASSPPWKLGFRSSRRFVISVVAMAVFTDVFIYGMIVPILPVVLKTRVIVPGDQLQQWMAIMLAAFGGAIFVGSPNLFDHMDTAIFGYFADKGTSRQVPFIFGLLALGGSTIMFWIARTLSSLIVARVLQGLSAAVVWTVGMALVVDTVGKDQVGAAMGYVSMSMTVGTVFGPFIGGVVLSRISYDAVFTIAVGLVVLDILLRLVMIEQKTALTWTQPQIANETEGLLSSASETGNGVYQGTREECSEISVNPRHSVCWPEVSGELDASGRTSSMPPIVRLMCSSSVLLFCGATVVDAILWSSFDTVLPLHVMDTFQWDSFWVGICFLPLFAPSFFSPLVGDAVDRYGSRTIAFLGFLLDFPTFFLLRLITHDTKQDQILLYMFLFIAGIASTLQMVSLMTEVSLVVERYEKESPGIFGSQGGMGQAYGLFNVAWSGGQVLGPLIAGLLSDRGGWVTMVSVFGTMSGVTALVIGFSDKKVLRCFRKQT; translated from the exons ATGCACCGGAATGATATTCAAGAGAATTATGTGCCGGTGGCTTCTTCCCCGCCGTGGAAGCTGGGGTTCCGGTCGTCGAGGAGATTTGTGATCTCGGTGGTTGCAATGGCTGTTTTCACG GATGTTTTCATTTATGGCATG ATCGTTCCCATCTTGCCTGTGGTGCTTAAAACCCGTGTGATTGTGCCTGGTGATCAAT TACAGCAATGGATGGCTATCATGCTTGCCGCGTTTGGGGGTGCTATCTTCGTTGGATCTC CAAACCTGTTTGACCACATGGATACAGCTATATTTGGCTACTTTGCCGACAAGGGTACCTCCCGCCAGGTACCCTTCATCTTCGGTCTACTTGCGTTAGGTGGTTCGACTATCATGTTCTGGATTGCCCGGACGCTCTCTTCGTTGATCGTCGCGCGAGTCCTGCAGGGCTTGTCTGCGGCTGTCGTCTGGACCGTTGGCATGGCTCTTGTTGTAGATACGGTGGGAAAGGACCAGGTTGGAGCAGCTATGGGATATGTCTCCATGTCTATGACAGTGGGAACTGTTTTTGGCCCTTTCATCGGAGGGGTCGT GCTGTCGCGGATAAGTTACGACGCCGTATTTACGATCGCTGTTGGACTAGTCGTCTTGGATATCCTCCTTCGACTTGTCATGATTGAGCAAAAAACCGCCTTGACCTGGACTCAGCCACAGATCGCTAACGAAACTGAGGGTTTACTGAGCAGTGCCAGCGAGACTGGCAATGGCGTGTACCAAGGCACCAGGGAGGAATGCTCTGAGATATCAGTCAATCCCCGTCATTCCGTTTGTTGGCCGGAGGTCAGTGGCGAGCTAGATGCGAGCGGAAGGACATCTTCTATGCCACCTATCGTGCGTTTGATGTGCTCTAGCAGCGTGTTGCTCTTTTGTGGAGCGACTGTAGTCGATGCCATTTTGTGGTCTTCTTTCGACACC GTGCTTCCGCTTCATGTGATGGATACATTCCAATGGGATTCCTTCTGGGTCGGGATCTGTTTCCTGCCATTGTTCGcgccatctttcttttctcctctaGTTG GTGATGCCGTTGACCGCTATGGATCCCGAACGATTGCGTTCCTTGGATTCCTGCTGGACTTCCCTACATTTTTCCTCCTTCGGCTCATCACACATGACACGAAACAGGACCAAATTCTCCTTTATATGTTCCTATTCATCGCAGGTATTGCATCGACCCTTCAGATGGTGTCCCTCATGACGGAAGTTAGTCTCGTCGTTGAGCGATATGAGAAGGAATCGCCGGGGATCTTTGGGAGTCAAGGAGGCATGGGGCAAGCGTATGGACTGTTCAATGTCGCCTGGTCGGGTGGCCAGGTATTGGGGCCATTGATCGCAGGGCTTCTGAGTGATCGGGGTGGGTGGGTGACTATGGTCAGCGTCTTTGGAACGATGAGTGGCGTCACTGCGCTAGTTATCGGCTTCTCAGATAAGAAGGTCCTGAGGTGTTTCAGGAAACAAACATAG
- a CDS encoding translation initiation factor 4B, translated as MAPKQKAQKMSISTFLADENFGSWADEMDDMPLPAPPQPRFDSDRRAGGPPSAGFGSGFGDRGYAVREPLPLPTQPPYTAHVGNLAFDATSADISDLFVDCAVTNVRIVEDKLTKAPKGFGYVEFETVDGLKKALDLSGATLQGRTIRVSIAEPPKERDVKEFDWTRKGPLPAPEAPRRVPDRSSFGRNMDNFSDAGSERTGGRRNFESDGKFRDFGNWERKGPLSPTGPVREGGRPRTNEGSSFRKSSPAWGEGRSQDGSRPPRREFQERAPTAAEMDNAWRSKMRPDQPKESSNPPSPAAAPASPAAPTRPRLNLQKRTVTEAVSSPAATTGTGASPFGGARPIDTAAREKEVEERRQLALRQKKEADERAKAEKSEKQRAAKDQAKGDKASTPADPNGRDTADTPQGAKNFEILRRAGEDESGMAADQDQSEETKPAAKAEAPNDAAAKKENGSWRRAPAQPADAADEEGWSTVSSRQRNNRRGAGRSFA; from the exons ATGG CGCCTAAACAGAAAGCCCAGAAGATGTCCATCAGCACCTTCTTAGCTGATGAGA ACTTTGGCTCTTGGGCCGACGAGATGGATGACATGCCTTTGCCTG CCCCTCCTCAGCCCAGGTTCGACAGCGATCGCCGTGCTGGTGGTCCCCCGTCTGCTGGATTTGGCAGTGGCTTCGGTG ACCGTGGCTACGCCGTGAGGGagcccctccccctccccaccCAGCCCCCGTATACTGCCCACGTCGGAAACTTAGCCTTTGATGCGACTTCGGCTGATATCTCTGACCTCTTTGTTGACTGTGCTGTGACGAACGTTCGTATTGTGGAAGACAAGTTGACGAAGGCCCCTAAGGGCTTCGGTTACGTCGAATTCGAGACCGTAGACGGCTTGAAGAAGGCTCTCGACCTCTCCGGCGCCACCCTGCAGGGAAGGACCATCCGGGTCAGCATCGCAGAGCCTC CTAAGGAACGTGATGTCAAGGAATTCGACTGGACTCGTAAGGGCCCTCTTCCCGCCCCCGAAGCTCCGCGCCGTGTGCCTGACCGCTCCTCCTTCGGACGTAACATGGACAACTTCTCCGATGCCGGTAGCGAACGTACTGGTGGACGCCGCAACTTCGAATCCGACGGCAAGTTCCGCGATTTCGGCAACTGGGAGCGAAAGGGTCCTCTCTCTCCGACCGGCCCAGTGAGAGAAGGTGGCCGTCCTCGCACCAACGAGGGATCCAGTTTCAGAAAGAGCTCACCTGCCTGGGGTGAGGGACGTTCCCAGGATGGCTCAAGGCCTCCACGACGTGAATTCCAAGAACGGGCACCTACTGCAGCTGAAATGGACAACGCCTGGAGATCCAAGATGCGTCCTGATCAACCCAAGGAGTCTAGCAACCCTCCTTCCCCCGCTGCCGCTCCTGCATCCCCTGCCGCCCCTACGAGGCCAAGACTGAACCTTCAAAAACGAACTGTGACCGAGGCCGTGTCTAGCCCGGCTGCGACCACTGGAACTGGTGCCAGCCCATTCGGTGGCGCCCGCCCGATTGATACCGCTGCCAGAGAGAAGGAAGTTGAGGAACGGCGCCAACTAGCTTTGCGgcaaaagaaggaagccgaCGAGAGGgccaaggctgagaagagcGAGAAGCAGCGAGCTGCTAAGGATCAGGCCAAGGGCGACAAGGCCAGCACACCCGCCGATCCTAACGGCAGAGATACTGCTGATACCCCTCAGGGTGCGAAGAACTTCGAGATCCTCCGGCGGGCCGGTGAGGACGAGAGTGGCATGGCCGCTGATCAAGATCAATCAGAGGAGACCAAGCCTGCTGCGAAGGCCGAAGCCCCAAATGACGCCGCTGCTAAGAAGGAAAACGGTAGCTGGAGGCGGGCTCCTGCTCAGCCAGCCGATGCTGCTGACGAGGAGGGCTGGAGCACCGTGAGCTCGAGGCAACGTAACAACCGCCGTGGAGCCGGCCGTTCGTTCGCATAG